One Glycine max cultivar Williams 82 chromosome 6, Glycine_max_v4.0, whole genome shotgun sequence DNA segment encodes these proteins:
- the LOC100802807 gene encoding uncharacterized protein LOC100802807, with the protein MEVSCKILRRSIHSFLQNYHYFTSTAAFLALPFSASILLSEAFVPASSSLLPQIHSHLRTLFDAAGFPSTSQLFTILNLKVSQTITSSIFTLPFTLTFLLIAKASIIQALNHHKPTLPTSFTSMVFHYKPLLLTYIYNSFFILSANASCFCLLFLAFTFAEGLGYTSPSSTLFMSAAAAVLFSVILANALVICNMALTLSGMEGHGGYMAILKACVMLRGKTSMALFLALPANVGLAAIEALFQFRVVRAFRNGEMSSRPFMALEAIFIAYLFSVFITIDTIVSCMFYKSCKVGLRGDQEDKHFLRIEFPEEEDNCGYMVLKNFEELP; encoded by the coding sequence ATGGAGGTTTCATGCAAAATTTTGAGAAGATCAATCCAcagttttcttcaaaactacCATTATTTTACCTCAACTGCAGCTTTTCTAGCCCTTCCTTTCTCCGCATCAATACTCCTATCAGAAGCTTTTGTGCCAGCCTCTTCATCCCTCTTGCCTCAGATACACAGTCACCTAAGGACTCTCTTTGATGCCGCAGGCTTTCCTTCCACATCACAATTGTTTACCATTCTCAACCTTAAGGTTTCTCAAACAATCACTTCCTCAATCTTCACCCTTCCCTTTACTCTCACATTTCTCCTCATTGCAAAAGCATCCATAATTCAAGCTCTAAATCACCACAAACCAACTTTGCCAACTTCCTTCACTTCCATGGTGTTCCATTACAAGCCTCTTCTACTTACCTACATCTACAACTCTTTCTTCATTCtctcagcaaatgcatcttgcttttgcctcctcTTTTTGGCCTTCACCTTTGCTGAAGGGCTGGGATACACTTCACCAAGTTCCACACTTTTTATGTCAGCTGCAGCTGCAGTTCTCTTTTCTGTTATCCTTGCCAATGCACTTGTGATTTGCAACATGGCACTGACACTATCTGGCATGGAGGGACATGGAGGGTACATGGCAATTCTGAAGGCCTGTGTTATGCTAAGGGGAAAGACATCAATGGCTTTGTTCCTGGCACTTCCTGCCAATGTAGGACTTGCTGCCATTGAGGCCTTGTTCCAGTTCAGGGTTGTAAGAGCCTTTCGCAATGGTGAAATGTCATCAAGGCCTTTTATGGCTTTAGAGGCCATTTTCATTGCCTATTTGTTCTCAGTTTTCATCACCATTGACACAATTGTGAGCTGCATGTTTTACAAAAGCTGCAAGGTGGGATTGAGGGGTGATCAGGAAGACAAACATTTTTTGAGGATTGAATTCCCTGAGGAGGAGGACAATTGTGGTTACATGGTATTGAAGAATTTTGAAGAACTACCTTAA
- the LOC102668961 gene encoding uncharacterized protein, with protein MEMISKRFEELDVYGKVTLKSKLREIAYHDLNSMCAPSEMVKTKGAQKRPMTKQQISTQRDPSYWKHVDALHSEQNSNSLVKRNASSSEQPFERRTMLMLDQFHLCIYDSIVNIVDVKVDGNCGYRAVVALLGMGEDSWSLERNHLLKELTKWSDDYINLVGGIDRFEELKRSLLVDGLSMVIMDKWMNITNMRYVIASRYF; from the exons ATGGAAATGATTTCCAAGAGATTTGAAGAGCTTGATGTTTATGGCAAAGTTACTttgaagagtaaacttcgagaaattgCTTACCATGATCTAAACTCTATGTGTGCTCCTTCAGAAATGGTGAAAACAAAAGGTGCTCAAAAGAGACCGATGACCAAGCAACAAATATCTACACAACGTGATCCCTCGTATTGGAAGCATGTTGATGCATTACATTCCGAGCAGAATAGTAATTCGTTAGTGAAACGTAATGCATCATCATCTGAGCAACCATTTGAAAGAAGGACCATgctgatgttggatcaatttcatctatGCATTTATGATTCCATTGTAAACATTGTTGATGTGAAAGTtgatggtaactgtggatatcgtgcAGTTGTTGCCctattaggtatgggtgaagattcaTGGTCATTGGAGCGCAaccatttgcttaaagaacttacAAAATGGTCTGATGACTATATAAACTTGGTTGGTGGTATAGAccgatttgaggaattaaagcggtccctacttgttgatggattatccaTG GTTATCATGGACAAGTGGATGAATATAACTAACATGagatatgtcattgcatcaag GTATTTCTAA